From Domibacillus sp. DTU_2020_1001157_1_SI_ALB_TIR_016, a single genomic window includes:
- a CDS encoding sulfurtransferase TusA family protein produces the protein MNANKVLDAKGLACPMPIVKTKKAMNELESGQVLEIHATDKGAKADLAAWAKSGGHELLDQAEEGNVLKFWIKKG, from the coding sequence ATGAATGCAAATAAAGTATTAGACGCCAAAGGACTTGCCTGCCCAATGCCGATTGTGAAAACGAAAAAAGCGATGAATGAACTGGAATCTGGACAAGTGCTCGAAATCCATGCGACCGATAAAGGAGCAAAAGCGGACCTTGCAGCCTGGGCGAAATCAGGCGGCCATGAATTGCTGGACCAGGCAGAAGAGGGCAATGTGTTAAAGTTCTGGATTAAAAAAGGCTGA
- a CDS encoding sulfite exporter TauE/SafE family protein, which produces MDLTFIVTIFLIGFVGSFISGMVGIGGSIIKYPMLLYIPPLVGLTAFSAHEVSGISAIQVFFATIAGVWAYRKGGYLNKTLILYMGISILIGSFIGGYGSGLMSEGDINVVYGILAAIAVILMFLPKKGIDDIPLGQVSFNKWLAAGLAFIVGVGAGIVGAAGAFVLVPIMLVVLKIPTRMTIATSLAITFISSIGATVGKMTTGQILYEPAAIMIIASLLASPLGAKAGQKVNTKTLQVVLALLILGTSIKIWMDIL; this is translated from the coding sequence ATGGATCTTACGTTTATTGTAACGATTTTTTTAATCGGTTTTGTCGGTTCCTTTATATCTGGAATGGTCGGAATCGGCGGCTCAATTATTAAATACCCAATGCTTTTATATATCCCTCCTTTAGTAGGTCTTACAGCGTTTAGTGCCCATGAAGTATCTGGAATCAGTGCCATTCAAGTCTTTTTTGCCACAATCGCCGGGGTGTGGGCATACCGGAAAGGCGGATACTTAAATAAAACGCTGATTCTATATATGGGAATCAGCATTCTGATCGGAAGCTTTATCGGCGGCTACGGCTCTGGCTTGATGTCCGAAGGCGACATCAATGTTGTATATGGCATACTCGCAGCCATTGCGGTCATTCTGATGTTTCTTCCGAAGAAAGGGATCGATGATATTCCGCTTGGCCAGGTGTCTTTTAATAAGTGGCTGGCTGCAGGGCTCGCTTTTATCGTCGGAGTTGGCGCAGGTATCGTTGGCGCAGCTGGAGCTTTCGTTCTTGTACCGATTATGCTCGTTGTTTTAAAGATTCCAACCCGGATGACGATTGCTACTTCCCTTGCGATTACGTTTATTTCATCGATTGGTGCAACAGTGGGTAAAATGACAACCGGGCAGATTTTATATGAGCCGGCAGCAATCATGATTATCGCTAGTTTACTGGCTTCACCGCTAGGAGCCAAAGCTGGCCAAAAAGTAAACACAAAAACACTCCAGGTGGTATTAGCGTTACTGATTTTGGGCACATCGATTAAAATATGGATGGACATTCTGTAA
- the sda gene encoding sporulation histidine kinase inhibitor Sda has product MRKLHLSDEQLVKAYNQAKKMKLDKEFINMLEKEIKLRKLSDKEKKT; this is encoded by the coding sequence GTGAGAAAATTACACCTATCAGATGAGCAATTAGTGAAAGCATATAACCAGGCAAAAAAAATGAAATTAGATAAAGAATTCATTAATATGCTTGAAAAAGAAATAAAACTGAGAAAGCTTTCTGACAAAGAAAAAAAAACCTAG
- a CDS encoding diguanylate cyclase produces the protein MIIIKDLFTNLAILASLLLLYSQVTKGSPLHLSSSIKRKIVVGLAGGLMGNLLMQYAMHIGNTIIDLRHIPLVLLASAGGALPTAVAAILIIAGRLFIGVNLSAFISITFIVALTVFASFVSKIQISRRSKALVMLTFSNIYFMGMVVYLIQDTAFLFHLIPLYWVVSYLGGYVSFHTIDLIRESQMLFERYKDESATDGLTGLNNVRRFNELFNQLVNEAESKKQPLSLLYVDIDFFKEVNDTYGHKEGDAVLKQLSWILQKSVRSTDLVSRNGGEEFTVLLVDCPLKIASEIAENIRKRVEENIFMLNNGEKIKVTVSVGVASCQDDFENMSTLIEDADKALYQAKKSGRNKVCVA, from the coding sequence ATGATAATAATTAAAGATCTTTTTACAAACTTAGCTATTCTTGCTTCGCTTTTATTATTGTACTCACAAGTTACAAAAGGCTCCCCTTTGCATTTAAGTTCCTCCATTAAGAGAAAAATAGTGGTCGGATTGGCAGGGGGACTGATGGGTAATCTACTCATGCAATATGCGATGCATATTGGCAATACGATTATTGATTTAAGGCATATACCCTTGGTTCTGCTGGCTTCTGCCGGTGGAGCATTACCTACTGCTGTTGCTGCGATATTGATCATAGCAGGGCGTTTATTTATTGGGGTTAACCTTTCCGCTTTTATTTCGATCACATTTATTGTTGCCTTAACCGTTTTTGCAAGTTTTGTATCAAAAATTCAGATTTCCAGAAGGTCAAAAGCTTTGGTCATGTTAACTTTCTCAAATATCTATTTTATGGGCATGGTGGTATACCTAATACAAGATACGGCTTTTCTTTTTCACCTAATTCCCTTGTATTGGGTTGTTTCTTATCTAGGCGGCTATGTATCCTTTCATACGATAGATCTTATTAGAGAGAGTCAAATGTTGTTTGAAAGATACAAGGATGAATCTGCTACAGATGGACTAACCGGATTGAACAATGTTAGACGTTTTAATGAACTATTTAACCAGCTGGTGAATGAAGCTGAAAGCAAAAAACAGCCATTGTCCCTTCTTTATGTGGATATTGATTTCTTTAAAGAAGTAAATGATACGTACGGACATAAAGAAGGAGATGCTGTATTAAAGCAGCTTAGTTGGATCTTGCAGAAATCTGTGAGAAGCACGGATTTAGTCAGCCGAAATGGTGGAGAGGAATTTACAGTTCTATTAGTAGACTGCCCATTAAAAATAGCGTCTGAAATTGCAGAGAACATTAGGAAAAGGGTAGAAGAAAATATATTTATGCTTAATAACGGTGAAAAAATTAAGGTAACCGTTTCAGTAGGTGTAGCCAGCTGTCAGGATGATTTTGAAAACATGAGTACATTGATTGAGGATGCTGATAAAGCATTGTATCAGGCTAAAAAATCAGGCCGTAACAAAGTTTGTGTAGCTTGA
- a CDS encoding GNAT family N-acetyltransferase: MDCEIILNPVLSEHEILNLWEAAGWKKENSKCKIDCLFWAGVRDSEGHLIAFGGLVPIGLTHGYISKLLVHPRYQDQTVHEDLHEFLLSIAKRSGTDIVSVTPECE, encoded by the coding sequence GTGGACTGTGAAATTATTTTAAATCCTGTCTTATCGGAGCATGAAATTCTGAATTTATGGGAAGCTGCTGGATGGAAAAAAGAGAATAGTAAGTGTAAGATTGATTGTCTTTTCTGGGCAGGTGTGCGGGACAGTGAGGGACATTTGATTGCTTTCGGAGGTTTAGTCCCAATAGGTTTAACACATGGATATATAAGCAAGTTGCTTGTTCATCCTCGGTACCAGGATCAAACTGTTCATGAGGATCTGCATGAGTTTTTATTGAGCATAGCAAAACGGTCGGGAACCGATATTGTGTCTGTTACTCCAGAGTGCGAATAA
- the icd gene encoding NADP-dependent isocitrate dehydrogenase → MTQGEKITVTNGVLNVPNNPIIPYIEGDGIGPDIWAAASRVLDAAVESAYSGEKKIVWKEVLAGEKAFNQIGEWLPKETLEQIDEYLIAIKGPLTTPVGGGIRSLNVALRQELDLFTCLRPVRYFDGVPSPVKRPEDTDMVIFRENTEDIYAGIEYAEGSDEVKKVIEFLKNEMGVNKIRFPETSGIGIKPVSKEGTERLVRAAINYAIKEGRKSLTLVHKGNIMKFTEGAFKNWGYELAEKEFGDKVFTWAQYDKIKEAEGTEAANKAQSEAEAAGKIIVKDSIADIFLQQILTRPKEFDVVATMNLNGDYISDALAAQVGGIGIAPGANINYETGHAIFEATHGTAPKYAGLDKVNPSSVLLSGVLLLEHLGWNEAANAITKSVEKTISSKVVTYDFARLMDGATEVKCSEFADALIQNMNIKLLN, encoded by the coding sequence ATGACACAAGGTGAGAAAATTACTGTAACAAACGGTGTGTTGAACGTCCCAAACAACCCTATTATTCCCTATATTGAGGGTGATGGAATTGGTCCTGATATTTGGGCAGCTGCTTCACGCGTTTTAGACGCAGCAGTTGAAAGCGCCTACAGCGGCGAAAAGAAAATCGTTTGGAAAGAAGTTCTTGCGGGTGAAAAAGCCTTTAACCAAATAGGCGAATGGCTTCCAAAAGAAACGCTTGAGCAAATTGACGAGTATTTGATCGCAATTAAAGGTCCACTTACAACGCCGGTTGGCGGCGGAATCCGTTCATTGAACGTAGCGCTTCGCCAGGAATTGGATCTTTTCACATGCCTTCGTCCTGTTCGTTATTTTGATGGCGTACCTTCACCAGTAAAACGTCCTGAAGATACTGATATGGTCATCTTCCGTGAAAACACAGAAGATATTTATGCAGGTATTGAGTATGCTGAAGGCTCAGATGAAGTGAAAAAAGTGATCGAGTTCTTGAAAAACGAAATGGGCGTTAACAAAATCCGTTTCCCTGAAACATCTGGTATTGGTATTAAGCCCGTTTCAAAAGAAGGAACAGAGCGTCTAGTACGTGCGGCGATCAATTATGCAATCAAAGAAGGCCGTAAATCTCTAACGCTTGTTCATAAAGGCAACATCATGAAATTCACAGAAGGTGCATTTAAAAACTGGGGCTATGAGCTTGCTGAAAAAGAATTTGGCGATAAAGTGTTCACTTGGGCACAATACGACAAAATCAAAGAAGCTGAAGGCACAGAAGCCGCCAACAAAGCGCAATCTGAAGCGGAAGCTGCAGGCAAAATTATCGTAAAAGATTCTATTGCCGATATCTTCTTACAACAAATTTTAACTCGTCCGAAAGAGTTCGATGTTGTAGCGACAATGAACTTGAACGGAGACTATATTTCTGATGCGCTTGCAGCTCAAGTAGGCGGAATTGGAATCGCACCAGGTGCCAATATCAACTATGAAACGGGCCACGCGATTTTCGAAGCAACACACGGTACTGCGCCGAAATATGCAGGTCTTGATAAAGTAAATCCATCATCTGTTTTGTTGTCAGGCGTTTTGCTTCTTGAGCATCTTGGCTGGAATGAAGCAGCAAATGCGATTACAAAATCAGTTGAAAAAACAATTTCTTCGAAGGTTGTTACATATGACTTTGCCCGCTTAATGGACGGGGCAACAGAAGTAAAATGTTCTGAATTTGCAGATGCTTTAATTCAGAATATGAACATTAAACTTCTCAATTGA
- a CDS encoding nucleoside recognition domain-containing protein, with protein sequence MSQQERLDALAAVTPAEELEHIRESIVSNLFQKSRELCNKSVVIQDKSQLYKSEKLDRIFTSKIWGFPIMLGLLGMVFYLTIAGANIPSSMLANFFGWLEGYITLAFTAINAPEWLHGLLVLGLYRGTSWVVSVMLPPMAIFFPVFALLENYGYLPRVAFNLDRLFKKSGAHGKQSLTMAMGFGCNAAAIMSTRIIESPRERMLAILTNNFVPCNGRWPTLILLASLFMAVGFAGGMHTLVTAFVVMGMVLFGVVITLLVSWGLSKTALKGTPSHYTLELPPYRKPKMLNTILRASLDKTIYVLRRAVKVAAPAGILTWVLANVYIGDTSVLLHFVQFLDPFGQLLGLDGFILMAFIIGMPANEIVLPILLMGYLSTGALTEVEDMAALKQIFLDNGWTWLTALNMMLFSLLHFPCGTTLVNIFKETKSWKWTFVAFAIPTLIAIGVTFTIAQAVRGFGWM encoded by the coding sequence ATGAGTCAACAAGAACGCTTGGACGCTCTGGCGGCGGTCACTCCTGCTGAAGAATTAGAGCATATACGCGAAAGTATTGTCAGCAACTTGTTTCAAAAATCGCGGGAACTCTGCAATAAATCGGTCGTCATCCAGGATAAAAGCCAGCTGTACAAATCGGAAAAGCTGGATCGGATTTTCACGTCGAAAATTTGGGGCTTCCCGATTATGCTCGGCTTACTGGGAATGGTCTTTTACCTGACAATAGCCGGTGCCAATATCCCTTCATCCATGCTGGCTAATTTTTTCGGCTGGCTGGAAGGCTATATTACCCTTGCATTCACGGCTATAAATGCCCCTGAATGGCTGCATGGTCTCTTAGTATTAGGTTTATATCGGGGAACATCCTGGGTTGTCAGTGTGATGCTGCCACCAATGGCGATCTTTTTCCCGGTGTTCGCCCTCTTAGAGAATTACGGATATTTACCACGAGTTGCCTTTAATCTAGATAGGCTGTTTAAAAAATCTGGCGCCCATGGAAAACAGTCGTTAACAATGGCCATGGGATTTGGCTGTAACGCTGCTGCCATTATGTCAACACGTATCATCGAATCCCCACGGGAGCGTATGCTCGCCATTTTAACGAATAATTTTGTTCCGTGTAACGGGCGCTGGCCGACACTTATTTTACTTGCTTCTCTCTTTATGGCAGTTGGCTTTGCCGGTGGAATGCATACACTCGTGACTGCTTTTGTTGTCATGGGAATGGTATTATTCGGTGTAGTGATTACACTGCTTGTATCATGGGGATTGTCTAAAACCGCGCTCAAAGGCACTCCATCACATTATACATTGGAGCTGCCGCCTTACCGGAAGCCTAAAATGTTGAATACTATCCTTCGCGCTTCCTTAGACAAAACGATTTATGTACTAAGAAGGGCTGTAAAAGTAGCGGCACCAGCGGGGATTTTAACATGGGTGCTTGCCAATGTCTATATTGGGGATACCAGTGTACTGCTTCATTTTGTCCAATTTCTTGATCCGTTTGGGCAATTACTTGGATTAGACGGATTTATTTTAATGGCCTTTATAATCGGGATGCCTGCTAACGAAATTGTCCTGCCTATTCTCTTGATGGGCTACCTTTCAACAGGTGCCTTAACCGAAGTAGAGGACATGGCCGCCCTAAAGCAAATCTTTTTAGATAACGGATGGACCTGGCTGACGGCATTAAATATGATGCTGTTTTCTCTTCTCCACTTTCCGTGCGGAACGACATTAGTCAATATCTTTAAGGAAACAAAAAGCTGGAAATGGACCTTTGTAGCATTTGCAATTCCAACCTTGATTGCTATCGGCGTCACATTCACAATTGCACAAGCCGTTCGTGGGTTTGGTTGGATGTAA
- a CDS encoding FeoB small GTPase domain-containing protein: protein MKEYTIALAGNPNTGKSTLFNALTGLKQHTGNWAGKTVTLASGYYRYKNIPFKIVDLPGTYSLFSNSEDEEVARDYIVFEKPDVTLLVLDATSLERSLNLALQVLEMTDQVLICLNLMDEAKKKGLKINAKQLSKNLGVPVIPISARNREGLELLSDTLLKMCSGTIKTKPYKMKYGEEMEVKITKLEKELIEILGPAHPARWLAIRFLDGDSKLIAALKNRLTSKGNGGGTHESTRTLGRSGGGHSC, encoded by the coding sequence ATGAAAGAATACACCATTGCACTGGCAGGCAATCCGAATACAGGTAAAAGCACACTATTCAATGCACTGACCGGTCTGAAGCAGCATACCGGAAATTGGGCCGGAAAAACGGTAACCCTTGCTTCTGGCTATTACCGCTATAAAAACATTCCGTTTAAAATTGTCGATCTTCCCGGTACGTATTCTTTATTCTCAAATTCAGAGGATGAAGAAGTCGCAAGAGATTACATTGTATTTGAGAAGCCTGATGTCACTTTACTTGTGTTGGATGCTACTTCTTTAGAAAGAAGTCTCAACCTGGCGCTGCAGGTGTTAGAAATGACAGATCAGGTGCTAATCTGCTTAAATTTGATGGATGAAGCGAAAAAGAAAGGCTTAAAAATCAATGCAAAACAGTTATCAAAAAATCTTGGTGTCCCCGTTATCCCGATTTCAGCAAGAAATCGGGAAGGTCTTGAACTCTTATCGGATACGTTGCTAAAAATGTGTTCAGGAACAATAAAAACGAAGCCTTACAAAATGAAGTATGGAGAAGAAATGGAAGTGAAAATAACAAAGCTCGAAAAGGAATTGATCGAGATTTTGGGCCCTGCTCATCCTGCCCGCTGGCTCGCAATACGATTTTTAGATGGAGATTCAAAATTGATTGCTGCACTGAAAAATAGGCTGACGTCCAAAGGAAATGGAGGAGGAACACATGAGTCAACAAGAACGCTTGGACGCTCTGGCGGCGGTCACTCCTGCTGA
- a CDS encoding ferrous iron transport protein A yields MVQMNKKFLIQKVEIKGNLKRRLLDLGFVPGSVVEVLKASPLGDPISYRVAGTVIALRKEESQLLFGEVIES; encoded by the coding sequence ATGGTCCAGATGAATAAAAAGTTCTTGATACAGAAAGTGGAGATTAAAGGGAATTTAAAAAGGCGTTTACTCGATCTCGGCTTTGTACCCGGCTCTGTCGTAGAAGTGTTAAAAGCAAGTCCATTAGGTGACCCCATATCTTACAGAGTGGCCGGAACAGTCATTGCTTTACGAAAAGAAGAGAGTCAATTACTATTCGGCGAGGTGATCGAATCATGA